Genomic segment of Vitis riparia cultivar Riparia Gloire de Montpellier isolate 1030 chromosome 19, EGFV_Vit.rip_1.0, whole genome shotgun sequence:
TTTCATTTCAGGTCGCAAATGGGTTAAGCAGACCCGGCTGAAGGTAGGGGACGACTACAGGGGCTTATTGTTTTGactataaataacaaataaatatgtaaacCAGAAATAAGAAAATGGGCAGTAGCTTAGTTGGTCACAACCTTATCTgctagattatttatttttgttagttgaatgcatattttttatggtttattGTGCATacaacataaaattaaataattgtgtattaaatttattcttaaaggctttttatggatttaattttagatatttatgtGCTTACAATTTAtacaattttagaaattttgtaCATTGATATTGAGTTTTGTGTACATATTGTTTATGGTTTCATGcaatttatataagtttttcttgtgaattaattaaatgtggagtgatctatataattttaattcagtAAGGAGTAGCTACAACATctttaattatgcaaaattatGTATTAAGTGTTTTGGGATCACATATAGGAAAATGACATTATgggtaattaattatatttgatataataaaattttatcccacatgaattttttattatatttgtataattaattaggatgaaatatcaaattatatttagaaaatggaacataatttgatagttttatcatAAGGTTTTACATGGATCTAATTGAATTAGAACTTTAGCCCACGTGCAAGTTTTATGTCACTAGATTCATAATTTTGGAACATGAGTTACATTGGTAAAACATGATATTTGGTTATTAGtctcaattttgaattataagcttgtatgtttaatttttgtgcAATCATGCAACCTGCGAATTTCTCTAATATAAAATGTGACATTCCCAAATTGAAAGGTGATAACAtaaggtttggaaggagagaattaTCCTTCATTTGGGGTGCATGGACATTGATTATGCTATTAGGAAAGACAAAACCAACCATTACTGACACCGACACTACAACAGAAAAGGCTCTTTATGAACAATGGGAGCGGTCAAATCGCCTTAGTCTGATGTTTATAAAGACCAAAATCTCTAATGGTATTCGTGGTTCTGTTGATCAACATGACAATGTCAAGACATTACTGAAGGCTATCGATGAGCAATTTGTGACTTCAGATAAGGCATTTGCTAGTACCTTGATAGTGAAGTTTTCATCCTTAAGGCTCACCGATGTGAGTGGTGTGCGAGAGCACATAATGTAAATGAGGGATATTACGGCACAATTGAAGACACTTAAGGTTGAAATGTCTGACTCCTTCCTTGTGCACTTTATTTTGAATAGTCTTCCACAACAATATGGACCTTGCAAAATCTCCTACAACACACACAAAGATAAGTGGTCAATTAATGAGCTTTTGACCAGGTGTGTTCAAGAAGAGGGAAGACTAAAAATGGAATTGGGTGAGAATGCATTCATGGCAATGGAAGGAAAAGATCATAATCAGgtcaaaaataaagagaaaggtAAAATACTGTCCCAAGGTGGAATCAATAAGGTTAATAGGTGCTTCTTCTGCAAGAAGAAGGGGCACATGAAAAAAGGTTGCACCAAATTCTAgaaatggcttgagaagaaaggtaaaccaatctcatttgtttgttatgaatctaatatggttgaTGTTATTTGtaacacatggtggattgattctggtTCTACAATCCATGTTTCGAATACCTTACAGGGTATGTGAGACCTAAGGAAGCCAATGTCAAGTGAGCAATGCATTTATTTAGGAAACAAGATGCGTTCACATGTGGAGGCTGTTGGAATAtgtagtttagttttaagtagtggttttattttaaatttagaaaagacaTTTTATGTTCTAAGTTTCTCTAgaaatttgattttagtttCAAGAGTTGTACCTTTGGGttattcttttagtttttccgagacatctttcagtttgttttataaatttaatcttGTTGGAAATGGTATATTGTCTAATGTTCTTTTCTCTATCAATTTGCAAAACGATACCACTAATAACACTATGCATGTTCACACTAATACAAAACGATGTGTTATGAATGAAGATTTTTCTATGTTGTGGCACCGGAGATTGGGACATATCTCCATACAGAGAATTAAGAGATTAGTAAATGATAGAGTACTTAGTACTTTAGATTTTACTGATTTTCACACTTGTGTGGACTGCATTAAGGGAAAGTAGACTAACAAGTCTAAGAAGGGTGCAAAAAGGAGCATAGACATATTATAGATCATacattcagatatttgttgtccaGACATGGACGCGTATGGTCCGAAATACTTCATCTCCTTCATAGATGATTACTCACGATACATGTATATCTACTTGcttcataacaaaaatgaagcATTGGGTgcttttaaagtttttaaggttgaagtagagaaacaatgtGAAAAGCAAATAAAGATTGTGAGAATGGATAGAGGTGaaaaatattatggtagatacacCTGGTCCTTTTGCAAAGTTTCCTCAAGAGCATGAGATAATTgctcaatacaccatgcctggTTCCCCAGACCAGAATGGTGAACCAGGCATGGTGTGATTGAAAGAAGAAACCGAACATTAATGGACATGGTTAGGAGTATGCGTAGCAACTCCAAGCTTCTTGAATCCTTGTGGACTGAAGCTCTTAAAACGACAGTGTATATATTGAATCGAGATCCAACAAAGGTTGTCCCCAAGACGCCATTTGAATTATGGAAATGTTGGAAATTGAGTTTGCGACATATACGCATTTGGGGATGCCCATATGAAGTAAGAGTTTACAACCCACAAGAGAAGAAACTAGACCCAAAGACCATTAGTgcgtatttcattggatatgccgAAAGGTCTAAAGAGAATAGATTCTACTGTCCATCTCACAACACTAGAATTGTGGAGTCAAGAAATACTAAGTTTCTTGAGAATGACTTGATTAGTGAGAGTGATCGATTTCAGgacattgtttttgaaaaagatcaTATTGATGTTCAACCATCCCCTTCAAGTGATAGATTGATTTTCATTCACAACGCCCCTCAAGTTCAAATAGGTAATAGACAACCAATCGTTGAAGTTCCATAAATTGCTAATGACAACCCAGTAGATCAAGTTGTTCAAGGTTCACCAGAAATTGTTGAACAACTAGTCGAGCAACGTGATCCTCATGAAAATGTTGATACAACATTAAAGAGATCTACCAGAGCAAGAAAAACAACAATACCTAGTGATTATGTTGTGTATTTACAAGAATCAGACTATGACATTGGAGCCGAAAATGATCCTAAAACATTTTCACAAGTCATAAGTTGCGAATAGTCAAATTTATGGTATGATGctatgaaagatgagatgaattcTATGTCATCAAATGGAGTTTGGAATCTTGTTGAGTTGTCTGATGGTGCAAAAGCCATTGGATGTAAATAGGTCTTCAAGACAAAGAAAGATTCATTGGGCAACATTGAAAGATATAAAACAAGACTTGTTGATAAAGGATTCActcaaaagaaaggaattgactacaaggagactttttctcctgtatctaagaaagattctcTTTGTATCATTATGACATTAGTTGCACATTTGGACTTAGAGTTGCAACAAATGGAtatgaaaatgacatttctcAATGGAAATCTAAAGGAAggggtttacatgaaacaactaGAAGGATTTTCCTCTAGTGGTGGTGAGTATTTGGTACGCAAGgttaagaaatccatatatggattgaaacaaaCATCCCATCAGTGGTATTTGAAGTTTCATGATGTTATCTCTTCATTTGATTTCATGGAGAACATTATGGATCAATGTATATATCAGAAAGTTACTGGGAGTAAGATTTGTTTCCTTGTTTTGTATACGGATGACATTTTACTTGAaaccaatgataagggtttgctacatgaggtgaaacaatttCTATCTAAAaactttgacatgaaggatatgggtgatgcaacttatgtcattggcattaagataCATAGAGACAGATTTCGAGGCCTTTTAGGTTTGTCTCAAGagacctatattaacaaggtTTTAAAGAGATTTCCGATGAAAGATTGTTTACTAAGTATAGCTCCCATTGTGAATGGCGATAGGTTCAATTTAGACCAGTGCTCGAAATATGATCTTGAGtgggaacaaatgaagaacattccttATACTTCTGTTGTTGGAAGCTTGATGTATACTTAGGTCTGCACAAGACCTGACATTGCATTTGTTGTTGGGATGTTAGGAAGATATCAGAGTAATCCAGATATAGACCACTGGAAAGCTACAAAGAAGGTGATGAGGTACCTTTAGGGGACCAAAGACTACATGCTTATGTATAGATGGACTGATAATTTGGAAGTGATTGGCTACTTTGATTCGGATTACGCTGACTGCATTGATTCGTGAAAATCAACTTCAGGATATGTCTTTATGCTAGCCTGTTGAGCTGTTTCTTGGAGAAACGCAAAGAAAACTTTGCTGCAACTTCCACTATGGAGGCTGAGTTCATgtcttgttttgaggctaccTCACATGGTGTATGGTTAAAAAGTTTCATTTCTgggcttagagttgtggattcaATTTCTAGGCCATTGAAGATATATTATGACAATTCAATTGCAATTTTTATGGCTAAGAACAACAAAAGTAACAGTCGAAACAAGCACATCGACATCAAGTATTTAGCCATAAGAGAACGTGTTAAAGAGAAAACAGTGATTATTGAACACGTTAGCATTGAATTGATGATTGTTGATCCTTTGACTAAAGGCATGACACCGTTGAAATTTAAGGATCATGTAGATAGATTGGGACTTGGTTCATTTGTGTGATTTTCGTTGTAAAAAagaatgttattttcaatgaaactctatttgtgatgttttctcatatttgattttctttgtgtacacttttattcatttattgagaaatatCATTAATGTTTAAACCTAGAATAAACATAAGGTTTATTCATTAAGCCATATGGGCTAATGTTTAAAAGACATGATGCATTGTGATACATGGAATATAATACTCGATTTTAGAGGACCTATCGCTATGATTCAtgtgttttgtttcttgctaTGATGAATTATGGAATAtatggaccaagtgggagaatgttgggattttatttCTCCTGGATCTTCGGTAATAAACCGAAGACGTGATTAGGAATGTGGTCTacatcattccatcaatttaggaacGAGGATTCATGCTCGGAACCACGTTCGCATCACTACCCCATGTTCTGTGCACGCTCCAAGTAGACTCGGTGATGGAGAGTCTTTAAAAAGGGGCAGAACACAAATGGGTAAGGTTCCCTAAACCTGCAATCTCTTtcagtttttcaaaaacaccatTTAAGTGGAGGTTGAGAAAGGTTTAGAAGCACCTGAAACCTGAGAATTGAAAAACCATTTTAACCTGTAGAATGACAATGGCGGGAGGTACATTTTCGATTTGTTTATAATTCCGCTTATGATCTAATTGCTATTTAATGATTGTTATAGTATGTTTGGATTATTTTTGTCCATCGTGCACCTCTTTCAAAACAACATCAAGAATTTCCTTAACACAATTTGACTTGTTTTCCATTAATGTGGCAGCATAGGTCCTTAAACCTTTTTTCAATCCCTTCTCCACTTGAATAGTAAGAAGCCTACTCTTTTTAGATGACTTAGCCCTCTTTGGCACCTTACTTAATCATTGCACAAAGCAATGTTGAGTTTCATCCATGGAAAATCAACTCATTCAAGTATGACAACACCATCACTTTTGCCTTCACAAAGAATCCATTACCCATAATTAGGTCAAAGTCATCTAAAGGGGTATTAAGTAGATTAACCGCATCTTTCCATCTGCCCATCTAAATAGCCATATCTTTAGCCAGGCATTGTGTTTCTTGTGCTTTGCTCTTCATAGCCTTCAACTTACTGCTATCTTTGCACAGTTTTAGATCTGACCTTATTGCTTCTCTAGGCGAAACAAAATTGTGGGTTACCCCACTATCCACTAAGGTCACCACTTTTTGACCACCCATCTCGATCTCCATATGCATCAATCTCTTATAGGTTTGCTCTGGCCGAATTTCATTTCGCAATTGAAGATGGTTCATTCATAGAGTGACTTTCAACTCACTGTCGTCACTTCCCTTTCCTACCACCAAGGCATTTAGTTTTTCCCTTTTGGGACAATATTTGGCCTAGTATGGACTATTACAAATGAAACAACCCACTACCTTTGGTTGTTTGCACTATAGTGGACTTCTCTGCCACCTGGGCTGGAACCGTCTTAATCTTATTTCCCTTCTTGCCCTCATTCTTCTTAGAGGCTTTGGATCCCCCTTGTTTGCCTTGTCTATGTTGCTACTGCTACAACCCCTTCATTTTCTAACTCATAGAAGACGAAGCATCCAATTGCTAATCGACTAGGCAATCTATTGTCGCAATGGCTACAGGTAGGTCCTATACTCCTTAGCGCCTCAACTCCATTTGGGCCCATCCTTGCAGCCCGAACTTGAAGTCGAACACCTAATTGACTTTTGGCATGTCCTTGATGTCGAGTAAAAAAtttcttgttcaattttttgagtaaaaaatttcttaaatatcaGTGTTTCGCATGcaacatatttaaaatcaatatcttTTACTTTAACTTTCCTCCAATATCTCATGCCAAGGATCTAAACCATAGTTGGgattgaaattttgttaaatgaAATTATAGGCTCACTTATTGCTTCCactctaaatttaaattaacagTCCTAAATGATGGCTTTAATTCATGTAAAACATATAACAtcccaaattgaaattaagagtttgtttaatcatatgatttaaaaataattttttatttttaaaaacaaaaaattgtttttaaaaattcctaacatcattttattgttattctcttttggaaataatttttaaaaacaaagtgaaataaaaaacacttttaagagaataggtaaaagttgttttcactatttaaaaaaataaaaacatagaaaaattttaaaaataaataaaattgaacattatatgattcattttctttctccacGATCTAATGCAGatatcaaaaaattttaaatatgatttttccttaaatcacatgtatttttctgaacttcttttaattttttttaaattttttatcaagtaaataaattttaaatcaaattgtatttaatatataaattttattgattttaaaaaataaatttaaactagaaaatcaatttaattaatattaaaaagtcatgGAATTCAAGAACATTAGTAAGTAATAgatcaaaatttatttcaaatgttgagttagttttttttcatatatatattattccaAATTAGGTAATACTTAATATATTAGATTTATTAAcgagtctagtaatttttaaaaataatttaaaacccaaataataaactaattaatactaaaaatttattgataaaattggtttaaaacgactttattgttatttttttatatagaattattattatttttactaggGAAATGAACTCTAATTTATACAATACTTAAttcatttgattaattaatgagtgtaataattttttaaaataacttaaaactcaaataatgaattATTCAATACCAAAAATTCATAGGTAAAAATTGGTCTAAAATaactattatttctcttttatgtagaatcattattttttaagtttttttaataagacttaatgtgttagatttattaacaagtttaattatttttaaatataatttgaaactcaaataaaatattcattaatataagaaatctatgaataaaaatttgttcataatgactctaatatttttttttgcacataattatatttttataaacttttttactataaaaatgaactttaaatTAAGCGAtactttgtattaaatttattaatgagtttaataatttttaaaaataatttggaactcaaaaaatagatttaatcattaaaaaaaaaaatcaaaactgatATAGTATGAGTCATTACTTTATTGTTTCTCCTATAtgtacaaatatatttttaaataaacttaattcactattcattttaaataacatattattaaaaatcattatttatttttaacaaaaaaaaaaaaagaagatgttaatatccttatgtttctaacatatactaaaatagtatttatatatatatatatatatatatatatatatatatatatatatatataatttatcattttattataatattattattcatattttactaaaaattatctatttatttttaatatatttataattacaaaactattttcatttttaataagacttgaattaaattaaatttatattataaaaattaaatttgtaatatttttacaaagccaaaaaaaaaaaaaaattgtttttacaaaCAACTTgttcaaataagtttttaatttttaatttttaaaaatgacttgtcaaactcttttatttttataaaatattaaaaaacagttttttgttttttttttaatttaaaaataatttttaaaaacaattattagaaAACATCAACAAACGACTACTAACTTTCTCTACTTCTTCATCCAAAATCGAAACTAGTAACTTATATACGCTTGGAGCAAATAGCAATGCACTGtaaacatgaaaaaatgggCAGAGCACGTGATAAAAGGGTATATGAGAGCACATGATAAACAAGTAGAGGTGGTTGAGGCATGCACACAAGGTATGGGATTGCtacatcttttatatatatatatacttggcCCAAGAATTTGgattccaatatatatatatatatatatatagcttttgTTTACTGGTAATCTTTTcacatatttcatcattttaaaagGATTCAGACCCATTCTATACCAGATTACCAGACGTAGGAAAGGAATAAGTAGGAAAAgactaaatgaaaaagaaaaatctatacCCAACTCTGCATCTAGACCAGGTACAAATCATTAAATACATCCACGAcatccatcttttttttttcttttaataaagaatatataaaattatcaaaatagcctttttttcttttttttttcttcattaattttcttttttctgatacgaaaaaaaggaaaaaaaaaactactaggCGGAGATGGCGGCCATACCCTATTCCACCGTTCTCCACAAATcgtatgaaaaaaataaataaaagacaaattaCAAGCCCTAAAATTGCAGATCtagtaatttttcttttatttattttttcatacgATTTTGTAGGGAACCCCCCAGACGTCCATGTGACACACCAGCTCTATCTGGGTTCCCCCTTGCAGGGAACCCCCCATGCGACACGTGGCGCGCCAGCTCTATCCGGGTCCCCCCATGGGGGCACACAACACTCTCAAATATTATACCCGGACGGTGCTCTATTTTATCCGGATATATTATCCGGATCATTGGCCGTAAAACGCAAGCCATGCTAAGTCACCTCAGACTCACAACCCGCATTCCgccgcctgcagagcgaaaggacaggaGTGATAgcaagtcacctcccacgatTTCTGACAGCCGCCTGCAGAATGATGGTGATTCTGCCATCACCTCATGGACATCATGACaaaccaaaaagtcttcccaccattaaagaggagAGCAGAACTTCTGACACTATAAAAAGGGTCTTCACGcaaagaggaaggtaagctaTCTGACTCAGGAAAAGGGTAGCATATTGATCTTTTGAGCTATGgttaacaaaaccatcggagggtgtgtctgGACATCTTTTGCAAGATCGACTGAGCCAGAAATCATCCTTGGTTGAGAGCGCGCGTCCAATTGGCAGCAGTAAGGATCTCTGGGACGCGAGGCatcaacattggcgccgtctgtgAGAATCTCTTTGTTTAGTAGACAGCGAAGATGTCCACACCTTCCAGGAGCCGTTTGTCGGCTAGAGGAGACGAAGGCTATTTCGAATGGCATGAAGCCATGGAAAGACGATAGTTGGAGAGCAAGCGACAAATGCAGGCTCTCATCCAGGAAACAACAAGACTAAGAGAATAAAACGTTGTGTTACGCATACAGGCTTCGTCCTCGGGGCCTTCTCATGGTCAACGCTCAAGAGGCCAAGGGGCAAACTCGAGGCCTGATCCAGAATCCATATATCCCGGGACTGCGGGGGTTGTCCCTGAGGTACGCAATAATCGATCTCAAGAACGGCCCACGCCCATGCACCAAGCTCCCCAAGATGAAAGCTCAGACTCTATCCGTCTCTCATCCAAGAGACAACGCGATAAAAGACCCCAGTTGTAGGATGTGATGCGCGCAAGGCTAGGCCCACAAGAGCCTGAAAAGACAAGGCCGCCAGTGGCCACAACCTGGGAAACGTACCCTGACCTCCTGGTCGCACCCGTTGTATAGAACATCCTCTCGCACCAAGCGGTACGACAAGCCAGAAGAAACTCTTCAAACGAGCCACCCACTGGCTCCATTAGCAAAAagctggatgacatgctctccatgcCTTTTTGCTCCCATATTATTCATTACGACCCCCCAAGGGGATTCCTCGTGCCAAAATTTTCCACGTATGATGGGTCTAGCGACCCCTTCGACCATATTATGCATTATCGACAGCTTATGACTCTCGACATAGGAAACGACACGTTGCTATGCAAGGTATTCCCCACCAGCCTACAAGGTCAGACTCTCTCATGGTTTTGCCGATTACCCCCGAACTTTGTCGATAACTTTAGGGACCTATCAGAAGCTTTTGTGGGGCAATACCTATGCTCTGTTCGGTATAAACAGAACATTAGCAccctgcaaaacataaaaatgcaagAGAATGAATCTTTAAGAGAATTTGTGAAACGGTTTGGTCAAGCTGTGTTACAAGTAGAGGCTTACAGCATGGATGCTGTCATTCAGATCTTCAAACGAAGCATATGCCCAGGCACTCCATTCTTTGAATCACTCGCTAAAAAGCCTCCCACGACAATGAATGACTTGTTCCGACGCACGAGCAAATACTCAATGCTAGAAAATGATGTGCGTGCGGCCACCCATCAAATTTTGGTTGCCGGACAGACATCCAGAAGCAATACGGAAAGGAGTTCCAAACTTCCGGATTGGCCAAGGTCGTCCGGTTGAAGGCAGGAAGAGCAAAGTCGCCCAGAATTGCCACCACTCACACCCATTTTCGTGTCATATGAAAAGCTCCTCCTTATGATCCAAGACCTGTTCGACTTCAGGTGGCCCGACCCCCTCAGAACGGACCCAGCCAAGAAAGATCATAGCAAGAAGTGTGTCTACCATAAAGAGTATGGTCACACTATGGAGAGGTGCAGGAGTCTCCATTATTTAGTGGAAAGGCTCTTAAAAGCGGGACATTTGAAGCAATACTTCCACTCAGATGCCAGAGTTAGAGATACCCCCCGAAATCGCGACTCTGGGACCCCCAGGACCCCAATCGCCCCCAAAGCCATCATCAACTACATTCACAGAGGACCACTAGATGAGGAGTACAACTCCAAACGAAAGAGGTAGAAGTTGTTGAGGGCGGCATCAGTACGCGAGTGCGTCAATACCATCCGACCCGAAGTAACTGACGAAAGTGCCCAACCAATAGATGAGACAATCGTTTTTCCTCCAGTAGATCCCACACGAATATTACAACCGCACCGTGACGCCCTCATCCTATCCCTGGTGATGAGAGACTTTGATGTAAGACGGATCCTAATCGACCCAGGTAGCTCGACCGATCTTTTGCAGGCATCAGTAGTTAATCAAATGGGTCTCGAACTATCCGGCTTAGAAAATCCCGGGCGGATCTTGTCGGGATTTAATGGCACAGCAACCACCTCCCTTGGAGACATTGTGCTGCCAGTCCAAGCGGGCCCAGTCACTCTTAACATACAATTTTCAGTGGTAAGAGACTTGTCCCCCTTCAACGTCATCTTAGGACGCATGTGGCTGCACTATATGAAAGTCATCCCTTCCACGTACCATCAGATGGTGAGCTTTCTTACTAAAGATGGACAAATCAATCTATACGGCAACCAGTTGGCCGCCCGCCAGTGCTATCAGATAGCGCGAGAAGTTGGGACCAGCAAGGGCGATGAGCTCCTACCTGAACCCACTAGTGCACCTGACTAATAGCAATTACTGAATCCGGCGAACAAAGATCCCCCGACAGCGGATCTCTTGCGGACAATCCAGATTTCTGAAGAAAGTACTCACCTCACACATATCAAATCCCTCTTGACACCCGAAGAGGCACAAGACATCCACGACGCCCTCCGACAAAGTCACGACGTCTTTGCATGGGCGCATTCCAACATGAAGAGAATCCACCCTTCAGTCGCCTCTCATAGGCTTAACGTCTTGCCAACAGCAAGACCTGTCCGATAGAAGGTTAGGCGTTTTCACCcagacaaacaaaaaattatccGGGATGAGATTGACAAATTGTTGGAAGCTGGATTTATTAGAGAAGTGGAGTATCCAGACTGGTTAGCAAATGTAGTAGTGGTCCCCAAAAATGAAGGCAAATGGCGAGTGTGCGTCGATTACACCAACCTCAACAATGCGTGCCCAAAAGATAGTTTCTCTCTGCCGCGGATAGACCAGATTGTAGACTCCACCGCCGGACAGGGAATGCTCTCCTTCTTGGacaccttctccggataccaccaaatccccatggctCCGGTCGAcgaagaaaagacaacctttatAATGCCGTATGGGCTTTATTGTTAtaaagtcatgccatttgaACTCAAAAATGTTGGTGCCACCTATCAGACACTGATGACGAAAATCTTCAAACCTCTAGTTGGCCGCATAGTGGAGGTGTACATTGATGATATCGTGGTTAAGAGCAAAACCCGAGGTGAACATGCCCTTCACTTGCAAGAAGTCTTCCACCTCCTAAGGAAGTACGGTATGAAGCTGAATCCATCTAAATACGCTTTTAGCATAAGTGCTGGGAAGTTCCTGGGATTCATGGTCAGCCAAACAGGGATAGAGATCAACCCGGATCAAGTTAAGGCAGTCATGGAAACACCACCCCCTAGGAGCAAAAAGGAATTACAACGCCTCACAGGCAAGCTTGTCGCACTAGGACGCTTCATAGCCTGGTTCACTGATGAATTGCGACCCTTCTTCTTGGCGATACGAAAAGTCGGCACGACTGGATGGACGGACAGCTGCCAAAGCGCTTTCGAAAAAATCAAACACTACCTCACGCAACCACCCATTCTAAGCAACCCCCTCTCtggagaaaaattgtatatgtatCTAGCTGTGTCAGAGTGGGCAATTAGCGTTGTTCTATTCCGCTGCCCCTCGCACAGGGAGCAGAAACCTATTTATTATGTTAGCAAGGCATTGGCTGATGTAGAAACAAAGTACTCAAAGATGGAGCAAACG
This window contains:
- the LOC117909080 gene encoding uncharacterized protein LOC117909080; translated protein: MTLDIGNDTLLCKVFPTSLQGQTLSWFCRLPPNFVDNFRDLSEAFVGQYLCSVRYKQNISTLQNIKMQENESLREFVKRFGQAVLQVEAYSMDAVIQIFKRSICPGTPFFESLAKKPPTTMNDLFRRTSKYSMLENDVRAATHQILVAGQTSRSNTERSSKLPDWPRWPDPLRTDPAKKDHSKKCVYHKEYGHTMERCRSLHYLVERLLKAGHLKQYFHSDARVRDTPRNRDSGTPRTPIAPKAIINYIHRGPLDEEYNSKRKR
- the LOC117909081 gene encoding uncharacterized protein LOC117909081, giving the protein MRDFDVRRILIDPGSSTDLLQASVVNQMGLELSGLENPGRILSGFNGTATTSLGDIVLPVQAGPVTLNIQFSVVRDLSPFNVILGRMWLHYMKVIPSTYHQMVSFLTKDGQINLYGNQLAARQCYQIAREQLLNPANKDPPTADLLRTIQISEESTHLTHIKSLLTPEEAQDIHDALRQSHDVFAWAHSNMKRIHPSVASHREVEYPDWLANVVVVPKNEGKWRVCVDYTNLNNACPKDSFSLPRIDQIVDSTAGQGMLSFLDTFSGYHQIPMAPVDEEKTTFIMPYGLYCYKVMPFELKNVGATYQTLMTKIFKPLVGRIVEVYIDDIVVKSKTRGEHALHLQEVFHLLRKYGMKLNPSKYAFSISAGKFLGFMVSQTGIEINPDQVKAVMETPPPRSKKELQRLTGKLVALGRFIAWFTDELRPFFLAIRKVGTTGWTDSCQSAFEKIKHYLTQPPILSNPLSGEKLYMYLAVSEWAISVVLFRCPSHREQKPIYYVSKALADVETKYSKMEQTTLALRSAAQKLRPYFQAHPVVVLIDQPLRNILHKPDLTGRMLQWAIELNEYGIEYQQRLSMKEQVMADFVVEYPQKPAQHKEPREEEWWTMRLEQAIRLGFPASNNEAEYEVILSELDLALALSVSKLRIYSDSQLVRFAEWTVKKIPRTDNVRADTLIAASFPIKEAILLPIHVQIGPSITEASTCNTIEASQGDDQEWTEVITRYLRIGTLPEEPKQAHKIRVQAARFTLIGGHLYKRSFTGPYLKCLDHSEALYVLAELHEDVCGNHSKGRSLAHRAHSQGYYWPRMKKDTVTYVKKCDKSQRHAPIPHAPSETLKPISSPWPFAQ